The following coding sequences are from one Granulicella sp. L56 window:
- the def gene encoding peptide deformylase: MRIKIVSVGEPVLRNAARPLRPEEIGSDRIRELIEHMRETLADAPGVGLAAPQIGEPLQLAIVEDKAEYQVTLTPTELAERERSPVPFHVLINPEIELLSPPNVSFFEGCLSLPSCVAIVPRARTVRVRALNEAGEFIQIEAEGWYARILQHEIDHLKGTLYIDRMWSRSFSSVDHYNRHWKSKSSSELVREFHVEK; the protein is encoded by the coding sequence ATGAGGATCAAGATCGTCAGTGTCGGCGAACCTGTCCTGCGCAATGCAGCGCGGCCGCTTCGTCCAGAAGAGATCGGCAGCGACCGCATTCGCGAGCTGATCGAACATATGCGAGAGACTCTGGCGGATGCTCCCGGCGTAGGCCTGGCTGCGCCTCAGATTGGGGAGCCTTTACAACTGGCGATCGTCGAGGACAAAGCAGAATACCAAGTGACTCTGACGCCAACGGAGTTGGCGGAGCGTGAACGGTCCCCGGTTCCTTTTCATGTGCTCATAAATCCTGAGATCGAGTTGTTATCACCTCCGAACGTGAGTTTCTTCGAAGGTTGCCTCAGCCTACCTAGTTGCGTGGCGATCGTGCCTCGTGCTCGAACTGTGAGAGTGCGGGCTCTCAACGAAGCTGGTGAGTTCATACAGATTGAAGCCGAAGGTTGGTATGCGCGCATTCTGCAACATGAGATCGATCACCTAAAAGGGACCTTATATATCGATCGCATGTGGAGCCGCAGCTTCTCCTCTGTTGATCACTACAACCGGCACTGGAAATCCAAGTCTTCCAGTGAACTTGTGCGGGAGTTTCACGTCGAGAAGTAG
- a CDS encoding carboxymuconolactone decarboxylase family protein, with amino-acid sequence MATVKLWTDEEAAAVPAVKDVFDDIRATRKSDFVNNFWRALANQPSLLERTWSSVKQVMIEPGVLDPLTKELIYIAVSTANSCSYCAHSHTAAARAKGLSNQQYAEFLAILGMAAETNSLANALQIPVDREFLIG; translated from the coding sequence GTGGCTACTGTAAAGCTTTGGACCGATGAGGAAGCCGCAGCCGTCCCAGCGGTCAAAGATGTGTTCGACGATATACGTGCTACGCGCAAGTCAGATTTTGTGAACAACTTCTGGCGTGCTCTCGCGAATCAGCCCAGTCTTCTTGAGCGAACGTGGTCGAGCGTCAAACAGGTGATGATTGAGCCCGGAGTGCTCGATCCGCTTACAAAAGAGCTGATCTATATAGCGGTATCCACGGCAAACAGTTGCAGCTACTGTGCCCATTCACACACGGCCGCGGCGCGCGCCAAGGGACTCTCCAATCAGCAGTATGCTGAATTTCTAGCTATCCTCGGCATGGCAGCGGAAACGAATAGTCTGGCCAATGCACTGCAAATTCCTGTAGATCGAGAGTTTCTTATCGGGTAA